In Parasteatoda tepidariorum isolate YZ-2023 chromosome 2, CAS_Ptep_4.0, whole genome shotgun sequence, one DNA window encodes the following:
- the LOC107443702 gene encoding leucine-rich repeat-containing protein 57 — MGNAIKPHIKNAERTGVLQVENTGLTEFPREVFQLVNVLRTLDISNNKIGNLPPSIGNFTHLKHLTASHIRLTTLPDELGSLKKLESVNFSLNSLTFLPESFQELVNLRTLNLSNNKFSELPAVFSKMKRLELLDMSHNELVAVPDHVRDVSAIEINLNQNQISSLSEAIAECSKLKVLRLEENCLQLSAIPEKILTDSQISLLAIEGNLFESKDLHSREGWEKYMERFTATKKKLY, encoded by the exons aTGGGGAATGCTATAAAACCTCACATAAAAAATGCGGAGAGAACGGGTGTACTTCAAGTTGAAAATACTGGATTAAcagaa TTTCCTAGAGAGGTGTTTCAATTGGTTAATGTACTGAGGACTCTCGATATATCAAATAATAAGATTGGGAACTTGCCGCCTTCGATaggaaattttactcatttgaAGCACTTAACTGCCAGCCACATTAGATTGA caaCTCTACCGGATGAGTTGGGTTCCCTTAAGAAACTCGAAAGTGTGAATTTCAGCTTGAACTCGTTGACCTTTCTCCCAGAATCTTTTCAAGAATTGGTGAATTTAAGAACTCTGAACCTAAGCAATAATAAGTTTAGTGAGCTCCCTGCtgttttttccaaaatgaaGCGCCTCGAACTTCTGGACATGTCACACAATGAACTCGTTGCAGTACCCGATCACGTGAGAGATGTTTCAgccattgaaataaatttgaaccaAAATCAG ATTTCAAGCTTATCTGAAGCCATTGCTGAATGCTCTAAATTAAAGGTGTTACGGTTGGAAGAAAATTGTCTGCAACTTTCAGCCattccagaaaaaatattaactgattCCCAGATATCTCTCCTAGCTATTGAAGGAAATCTATTTGAAAGTAAAGATCTTCATAGTAGAGAAGGGTGGGAAAAG